The Hymenobacter chitinivorans DSM 11115 genome segment TGCCGCTGGACGGCGGGCTGCAGGCCACACAGCGTCAGCTTGATACGGGCTTGCTGCAAAAACGGTAGGTGGCGCAGCAAGGCCTGCTGGGCCCGAAAGTCGATGGCCGTGAGTTCCTGGCAGAGTAGCCACAGGGTGCCGGCCTGCTTCTGCGTGGCTTCGCGCAGCAGGTCGACCAGCTGCTTGGCTCCCTGCTCACCCTCGCATTTGCCCCGTAAGCTCACCACAAAAACGTTGGGCTGCGACAATTTCAGAATATCCATGCCCGATAATTTGTTGACTGTGTTATCGTTCCAATAACCAGCCCGCCGCCGTGGCGAAGGCTTATACAAAGATAGGCCGGCCACAGAAGCCGATATCAAGGGTAAATACTCTTTTGGGGCCGGGGTTTATACGGAAATCCGCGTGTGTACCCCGGCCCTAAAAGGGTTACTCAGCAGGCTCCCCCACGGCGGCCAAATCACTGTTGGCCGGGCCAATGAGTAGCTTGCCCAGGGCGTCGAA includes the following:
- a CDS encoding STAS domain-containing protein; its protein translation is MDILKLSQPNVFVVSLRGKCEGEQGAKQLVDLLREATQKQAGTLWLLCQELTAIDFRAQQALLRHLPFLQQARIKLTLCGLQPAVQRQFEASGLNTLISLLPSEAYKGPRPILR